From a region of the Zingiber officinale cultivar Zhangliang chromosome 10B, Zo_v1.1, whole genome shotgun sequence genome:
- the LOC122029545 gene encoding hexokinase-2-like, with product MRKVLIRTAVICATAAAAVAVTAFVVRRRRRINGRWARAGAVLKELEEQCATPVEKVKEVADAMTKEMHAGLESEDGSMLKMLISFVDRLPTGDERGLFYALDLGGTNFRVLRVQLGGKEGRVVNQQCEEVSIPQDLMVGGSDELFDFIASALANFVASEDEDFHLPNGKQRELGFTFSFPVKQTSIASGTLIKWTKGFNVNGTVGKDVVGELTRALQRQGIDMQVTALVNDTVGTLAGGIYDDNDVVAAIILGTGTNAAYVERADAIKKWQGPLPNSGEMVINMEWGNFRSSYLPTTDYDHALDAESLNPGQQIYEKLISGMYLGEIVRRVLLRLAVEAALFGDNVPPQLEVPFVLQTPVMSAMHHDTSADLKVVGAKMQDFLGISNSSFKARKLVVQVCDIVAKRGARLAAAGIIGILKKLGCDRPNMKRTVIAMDGGLYEHYTIFRESLLATLKEVLGEEASASVLVIMANDGSGIGASLLAASHSQYLED from the exons ATGAGGAAGGTGTTGATAAGGACCGCGGTGATTTGCgcgacggcggcggcggccgtCGCCGTGACGGCGTTCGTGGTGCGGCGCCGGAGGCGGATCAACGGGCGATGGGCTCGCGCCGGCGCTGTGTTGAAGGAGCTCGAGGAGCAGTGCGCCACGCCCGTCGAAAAAGTGAAGGAGGTGGCCGACGCGATGACGAAGGAGATGCACGCTGGCCTCGAGTCCGAGGACGGGAGCATGCTCAAGATGCTCATTAGCTTTGTCGACAGACTCCCCACGGG GGATGAGAGAGGATTGTTCTACGCCTTGGACCTCGGAGGCACCAACTTCCGCGTACTGCGCGTACAATTAGGGGGGAAGGAAGGGCGTGTCGTGAATCAACAGTGTGAGGAGGTATCAATCCCTCAGGATCTGATGGTTGGTGGTTCAGAT GAACTGTTTGATTTCATTGCTTCAGCTTTAGCGAATTTTGTTGCTTCTGAAGATGAGGATTTTCACCTTCCCAATGGCAAACAGAGAGAACTTGGCTTTACCTTCTCGTTTCCAGTTAAGCAAACCTCAATTGCTTCCGGCACTCTTATTAAGTGGACAAAGGGTTTCAATGTAAATGGAACG GTTGGTAAGGATGTTGTGGGTGAACTGACTAGGGCCCTGCAAAGACAGGGTATTGATATGCAAGTTACAGCATTG GTTAATGATACAGTTGGAACCCTTGCTGGTGGCATCTatgatgataatgatgttgttgcTGCTATTATACTTGGCACCGGTACAAATGCAGCATATGTGGAGCGTGCTGATGCAATTAAGAAGTGGCAAGGTCCACTTCCTAACTCTGGAGAAATG GTTATTAACATGGAGTGGGGAAACTTTCGCTCCTCATATCTGCCAACAACAGATTATGATCACGCACTCGATGCTGAAAGTTTGAACCCTGGTCAACAG ATCTATGAGAAGCTAATTTCTGGAATGTATCTGGGTGAAATAGTCCGAAGAGTTCTATTGAGATTGGCTGTAGAAGCTGCCTTATTCGGAGACAATGTTCCTCCACAACTTGAAGTTCCCTTTGTGCTACA GACACCAGTCATGTCAGCAATGCATCATGATACTTCAGCTGATCTCAAAGTTGTTGGCGCCAAAATGCAGGATTTCTTGGGG ATCTCCAACTCCTCCTTCAAAGCAAGGAAATTGGTCGTCCAAGTGTGCGATATTGTGGCTAAGCGTGGGGCTCGTCTCGCTGCTGCGGGAATCATTGGCATTCTGAAAAAGCTCGGATGCGACCGCCCCAACATGAAGAGGACTGTGATTGCCATGGACGGGGGGCTATATGAACACTACACTATCTTTAGAGAAAGCTTGCTCGCCACACTGAAAGAAGTTCTCGGAGAAGAGGCCTCAGCTTCAGTGCTGGTTATTATGGCCAATGATGGATCAGGCATTGGAGCTTCTCTTCTTGCAGCCTCTCATTCTCAGTATCTTGAAGATTAA
- the LOC122030340 gene encoding uncharacterized protein LOC122030340: MDPCPFVRLIVESFALKLPPAARLAGPGVHPSPTPCFCSIQLQDFPSLTAPLPRAFDLTSSTNLIDAAAAAASAPSSPVIINLDPAALEKMSGRADAGPAAVQATVVQNGWVSMASGQGAARLHLLVWTEPDPRFVFQFGCEPECNPVVYQIQGGNPE, encoded by the exons ATGGATCCTTGCCCATTCGTCCGCCTCATAGTAGAATCGTTCGCGTTGAAGTTGCCGCCGGCGGCGAGGCTCGCCGGCCCCGGCGTCCATCCTTCGCCAACCCCCTGCTTCTGCTCCATTCAACTTCAAGACTTTCCTTCATTGACTGCTCCTCTTCCCCGCGCCTTCGACCTCACGTCGAGCACCAACTTAATCGACGCCGCTGCTGCCGCCGCTTCCGCTCCGTCCTCTCCAGTCATCATCAACCTCGATCCGGCCGCCTTAGAGAAGATGTCGGGGCGGGCCGACGCCGGAC CGGCGGCGGTGCAGGCGACGGTGGTGCAGAACGGGTGGGTCAGCATGGCCAGCGGGCAGGGCGCGGCGCGGCTCCACTTGCTGGTGTGGACAGAGCCTGACCCGCGGTTCGTGTTCCAGTTCGGCTGCGAGCCAGAGTGCAACCCCGTTGTGTATCAAATCCAGGGAGGCAACCCc GAATAA